ATAGATTTATGCATATTCCAGAATTAATTCGTATGGGAGCTCAAGCAGAAATAAAAGAAAACAGTATTATTTGTTATGGAGTAAAACAACTAATAGGTGCTCAAGTTATAGCCACTGATTTACGTGCATCTGCAAGTTTAGTGCTTGCTGGTTGTATTGCTAAAGGAAAAACAATTATTGAACAAATTTATCATATTGATAGAGGATATGAAAAAATAGAAGAAAAGCTGCGTAATTTAGGAGCTAATATAGAACGAATTATCACATGTAAAAAATAATCTATTTGTTTTATAAAAATAAAATTTATAATAATAATCAATTTAATTTATATTAATAAATTATAAAATAGTGAATTTAAATGCACTAAGCAATTTTAATATTGTGTGTAATGAAATAATAACTAATTTTAAAAATTATTAATTTGATTATATAAAGTTAGCAGTTTTAACTAAAATATTTCTATTAAAGAATAAGAAAGAAATTTATTTTTTTAACTTATAGTTAATAAGTAACTTAAAACGTAAATAAAATAATAGCAGTAACTATTTTTTATTATTAAATTAATTAAATATATTATTACCACGCAGTAATAAATAAATATTTTGATCTCCTCGCAATATATTTAATGCTAAAGCAGTAGGTTTAGTTTTAATAATTTTGCGCAACTGATTTATATTCTCTATACGTTGTTCATTTGCACTGATGATAAGATCACCTTTTATTAAACCAAAAGTTGCTGCAGGTGAATTGGATAAAACGCTTTCTACTTTTACACCTTTAGTACCATTAATAATACTATTACTTAAAGTAGCACCCATTAGTGAAGCAGTTAAAATTTCAGCTTTTGTACTATTAGATTCACTATCTTCTAATATAACTTTTACTGTTATTTGTCTGCCTTTACGAAGTAAACCTATGTCAATTGGTTTACCAATTTCACTAGTACCAATTTTTGCTCTTAACTCTGCAAAACTATTAATATACTTATTATTAATTGAAATTAAAACATCTCCAGGTTGGATACCTGCTTTAGCAGCTGCAGAATTTGGAATTACTTCACTAACAAATGCTCCTTTTTGTGCATCAATATTTAATGCTTTAGCTACATCAGAAGTCATTTCAGTTCCTTTTATTCCCAATAATCCACGTTTTACTATACCATATTTAATAATTTGATCACTAAGCGATTTTGCCATATTTGCTGGAATTGCAAATCCAATTCCAATATTACCACCTCCAGGAGCTAAAATAGCAGTGTTAATGCCTATAAGTTCTCCATTTAGATTAACTAATGCACCACCTGAATTACCTCTATTAATAGAAGCATCTGTTTGAATAAAATTTTCTAAACCTTCTATATTTAAACCACTACGCCCTAATGCAGAAATAATCCCAGATGTCGCCGTTTGCCCTAATCCAAAAGGGTTACCAACTGCAATTGCAAAATCACCTACTCGTAGTTTATCTGAATCTGCTATTGTTATAGTTTTTAGATTTAATTTTTTTAGGTTTGCTGTACTAGAATCTTTTATTTGTAAAAGTGCTATATCTGTTTGAGGATCCTTGCCTATTAATTTAACATCAATTTCTCTACCATCATTAAGTTGAATATGTATTTTATCTGCATTATCAATTACATGATTATTAGTTATAATATAACCTTTTTCAGCATTAATAATAACTCCAGAACCTAATCCTTCAAAAGGGCGAATACTTTGTTGTTGTGAAGGAAAATTTGGGCCAAAAAAGAATTTAAATTCTTCTGGTAACTGTTGATTTTGAATACGTGTTCCAGATACACGAATACTAACTACAGCAGGAAGTACTTTTTCTAACATAGGAGCTAAGCTATATAATTCTTGATTTTGATTATTAGAAAAATTTGTTGATGGGATTGATGCAGAATAACTTATTGTAAGTATATTTATGAAAAAAAGAATAATACTTATAGTTAACATAGTTAAAAATTGTTTTTTTATTTTTATCATGAATTCAATTCTCTTATATACCTTATACAGAGT
This genomic interval from Candidatus Arsenophonus lipoptenae contains the following:
- a CDS encoding Do family serine endopeptidase, whose protein sequence is MIKIKKQFLTMLTISIILFFINILTISYSASIPSTNFSNNQNQELYSLAPMLEKVLPAVVSIRVSGTRIQNQQLPEEFKFFFGPNFPSQQQSIRPFEGLGSGVIINAEKGYIITNNHVIDNADKIHIQLNDGREIDVKLIGKDPQTDIALLQIKDSSTANLKKLNLKTITIADSDKLRVGDFAIAVGNPFGLGQTATSGIISALGRSGLNIEGLENFIQTDASINRGNSGGALVNLNGELIGINTAILAPGGGNIGIGFAIPANMAKSLSDQIIKYGIVKRGLLGIKGTEMTSDVAKALNIDAQKGAFVSEVIPNSAAAKAGIQPGDVLISINNKYINSFAELRAKIGTSEIGKPIDIGLLRKGRQITVKVILEDSESNSTKAEILTASLMGATLSNSIINGTKGVKVESVLSNSPAATFGLIKGDLIISANEQRIENINQLRKIIKTKPTALALNILRGDQNIYLLLRGNNIFN